GGCTGTAACCTGCACCATTGGCGCAACCTTGCTCTCATCGCTGGCCGCCTACAGCTTCGCTCGGATCACGTTCAAAGGCAGGGATACATTGTTTCTCATTTATCTATCCATGATGATGATTCCTCCTCAGGTGCTGTTTGTGCCGAAATTCATTATGTTCGAATGGGCGGGGATTTATAACACTTTGTGGGCGCTCATTTTGCCTGGCATGATTACAATTTTCGGCGTTTTCTTATTGAGACAGTTTTTCATCCGAATCCCTGCGGAAATTTCCGAATCTGCTTTTATGGATGGTGCCGGGCATTATAAAATCTTTTTTCGGCTCATGCTCCCGCTAGCAAAGCCTGCTATGGCTACCTTGGCGATTATCGACTTCTCTTGGCAGTGGAACGATTACGAGAATGCGCTTGTCTTCTTAACAGATCGCAAATTATATACGATTCCTCTGGGATTGCAAAACTATATTATGGAGTTTAACGTGGATTATAACGGCATGATGGCTGCTGCAAGTGCCGCGATCCTGCCAATGATCATCGTGTTCGTGCTTGGTCAGCGCTTCATTATTCAAGGCATTTCAAATACGGCGGTAAAAGGGTAGTTCCACCTGGAAAAGCAAAGAAGGGCTGTCTCACAAGGTTACAACC
Above is a genomic segment from Paenibacillus sp. HWE-109 containing:
- a CDS encoding carbohydrate ABC transporter permease — protein: MTIVMFTFGLAMIVPFIWMISTSFKSPAEVFQYPVRWIPAHFNMEHHIRVWTGKMSFATYYLNSLKVAVTCTIGATLLSSLAAYSFARITFKGRDTLFLIYLSMMMIPPQVLFVPKFIMFEWAGIYNTLWALILPGMITIFGVFLLRQFFIRIPAEISESAFMDGAGHYKIFFRLMLPLAKPAMATLAIIDFSWQWNDYENALVFLTDRKLYTIPLGLQNYIMEFNVDYNGMMAAASAAILPMIIVFVLGQRFIIQGISNTAVKG